One Actinoplanes missouriensis 431 DNA segment encodes these proteins:
- a CDS encoding HAMP domain-containing sensor histidine kinase, translating into MRDVTAFFRTLTGRAVLVTAATAVVAVIVTSLVAVPVAVRSVNLQSRAELMAKTTLAEEVLADERPAARGRIADRLRQDDIDIYLIRRGVPDRAGLPARVVTAVAEGSLVDVRARVNGRPSFVAGRPLTGRDAGVVLVQRASTGTAARVFGSVWVALLAGLLGGVIAGALLARFVTRPIERAASAAGRLAAGDRTIRISRRGPAEAARLADAINQLAEALRTSEGREREFLLSVSHELRTPLATIRGYAEALADRVIEADDAAEAGSTMLAEADRLDRLISDLLVLARLEAADLPLDVAAVDLTELVREAGQAWRTRCGGRDQAERGSPQPGGPPPAPAGVEGSGHVGGPRLVVELPDAPVVVDTDPGRIRQVIDGLCENAIRVLPPGAPLVLAVRPRGDGGGLVEVRDGGPGLTDDDLAVAFQRGELNRRYRGVRAVGSGLGLSLAARLVGRLGGRITAGHAPEGGAMFTVELGGSLPGSNIGLTSTEPWLPRIGS; encoded by the coding sequence ATGCGTGACGTCACCGCTTTCTTCCGTACGCTCACCGGCCGCGCCGTGCTGGTCACCGCCGCCACCGCGGTGGTCGCCGTGATCGTCACGTCGCTGGTGGCGGTCCCGGTGGCGGTCCGCTCGGTGAACCTGCAGAGCCGCGCCGAGCTGATGGCCAAGACGACGCTCGCCGAGGAGGTGCTGGCCGACGAGCGGCCGGCCGCACGGGGACGGATCGCCGACCGGCTGCGGCAGGACGACATCGACATCTACCTGATCCGCCGGGGTGTCCCGGATCGCGCCGGGCTGCCCGCGCGGGTGGTGACGGCGGTGGCGGAGGGTTCGCTGGTGGACGTCCGCGCCCGGGTGAACGGCCGGCCCTCGTTCGTGGCGGGCCGCCCTCTCACCGGCCGGGACGCCGGGGTGGTTCTGGTGCAGCGGGCGTCGACCGGCACCGCCGCACGGGTCTTCGGCAGCGTCTGGGTGGCGCTGCTCGCCGGGCTGCTCGGCGGCGTGATCGCCGGTGCGCTGCTGGCCCGGTTCGTCACCCGGCCGATCGAGCGGGCGGCGTCAGCGGCGGGGCGCCTGGCGGCCGGTGACCGGACGATCCGGATCTCCCGGCGCGGCCCGGCCGAGGCGGCCCGGCTCGCCGACGCGATAAATCAGCTGGCCGAGGCGTTGCGGACCAGTGAGGGGCGGGAGCGCGAGTTCCTGCTCTCGGTCTCGCACGAGCTCCGTACCCCGCTGGCGACGATCCGGGGGTACGCGGAGGCGCTCGCCGACCGGGTGATCGAGGCGGACGACGCGGCGGAGGCGGGCAGCACGATGCTCGCCGAGGCGGACCGGCTGGACCGGCTGATCTCCGACCTGCTGGTGCTGGCCCGGCTGGAGGCGGCCGACCTGCCGCTCGACGTCGCCGCGGTGGACCTCACCGAGCTGGTCCGCGAGGCCGGCCAGGCGTGGCGGACCCGCTGCGGCGGCCGCGACCAGGCCGAGCGAGGGAGTCCGCAGCCGGGTGGACCACCGCCGGCGCCGGCCGGCGTGGAGGGGTCGGGTCACGTCGGCGGCCCGCGGCTGGTCGTCGAGCTGCCGGACGCGCCGGTCGTGGTGGACACCGATCCGGGCCGGATCCGCCAGGTGATCGACGGGCTCTGCGAGAACGCGATCCGGGTGCTGCCGCCCGGCGCGCCGCTGGTCCTGGCGGTCCGGCCGCGCGGCGACGGCGGCGGCCTGGTCGAGGTGCGCGACGGCGGTCCGGGGCTCACCGACGACGATCTGGCGGTGGCGTTCCAGCGCGGGGAGCTGAACCGGCGTTACCGCGGTGTGCGCGCCGTGGGCAGCGGGCTCGGCCTGTCCCTGGCAGCGCGGCTGGTCGGCCGGCTGGGCGGGCGCATCACCGCCGGTCACGCCCCGGAGGGCGGCGCGATGTTCACGGTGGAGCTCGGCGGATCCTTACCCGGCTCGAACATCGGGCTGACATCCACCGAGCCGTGGCTCCCCAGAATCGGGTCATGA
- a CDS encoding response regulator transcription factor, which produces MNTVTGPPSKGLVLVVEDERPIADLVRLYLRREGFGVQVEHDGTAGLAAARRLRPVACVLDIALPGLDGTEICRRLRAGGDWTPIVFLTARDDEVDRILGLELGGDDYVTKPFSPRELVTRVKALLRRAAVSAETDQVRVLGPLTLDPGRRAVAVDGQPLTLTATEFDLLAHLLGRPGRVFTREELLAAVWGYASAAGTRTVDVHVAQVRGKLGAAAHLIRTVRGVGYTADA; this is translated from the coding sequence ATGAACACCGTGACCGGCCCGCCGAGCAAAGGCCTCGTCCTCGTCGTCGAGGACGAGCGGCCGATCGCCGACCTGGTCCGGCTCTACCTCCGCAGGGAGGGCTTCGGCGTGCAGGTCGAGCACGACGGCACGGCCGGGCTCGCCGCGGCCCGCCGGCTCCGGCCGGTCGCCTGTGTCCTCGACATCGCACTGCCCGGTCTGGACGGCACCGAGATCTGCCGCCGCCTGCGCGCCGGCGGCGACTGGACGCCGATCGTCTTCCTCACCGCGCGCGACGACGAGGTCGACCGGATCCTCGGCCTGGAGCTGGGCGGCGACGACTACGTGACCAAGCCCTTCAGCCCCCGCGAGCTGGTGACCCGGGTCAAGGCGCTGCTGCGGCGCGCGGCCGTTTCCGCAGAGACCGATCAGGTACGGGTTCTCGGCCCGCTCACCCTCGACCCCGGCCGGCGGGCCGTCGCCGTGGACGGACAGCCGCTCACCCTGACGGCGACCGAGTTCGACCTGCTCGCGCACCTGCTGGGCCGCCCGGGCCGGGTCTTCACGCGGGAGGAACTGCTCGCCGCCGTCTGGGGTTACGCCTCCGCGGCCGGGACCCGCACCGTGGACGTGCACGTGGCCCAGGTGCGCGGCAAGCTGGGCGCCGCGGCGCATCTGATCCGGACGGTCCGCGGCGTGGGATACACCGCCGATGCGTGA
- a CDS encoding glutathione S-transferase family protein has product MAYVNPAGEFTRDQRYIATRITADARDGFPVEPGRYRLVVSRACPWANRAIIVRRLLGLEDVLSMGVAGPTHDERSWTFDLDPGGRDPVLGIERLQEAFLARYPDYDKGITVPAIVDVPTGKVVTNDFAQITLDLSLEWSAYHRPGAPQLYPEALRAEIDEVNDVVFADVNNGVYRAGFAGSQEAYEKAYRRLFDRLDWLSERLAGQRYLVGDTITEADVRLFTTLARFDAVYHGHFKCNRSKLSEMPVLWAYARDLFQTPGFGDTIDFVHIKRHYYEVHRDINPTGIVPAGPDLGNWREPHGREALGGRPFGDGTPPPPPRQDEVVPAGHTA; this is encoded by the coding sequence ATGGCCTATGTCAATCCGGCGGGGGAGTTCACCCGCGACCAGCGTTACATCGCCACCCGGATCACCGCGGACGCGCGCGACGGGTTCCCGGTCGAGCCGGGACGCTATCGGCTGGTGGTGAGCCGGGCGTGCCCGTGGGCGAACCGGGCGATCATCGTGCGGCGGCTGCTCGGGCTCGAGGACGTGCTCTCGATGGGCGTCGCCGGGCCGACGCACGACGAGCGGAGCTGGACGTTCGACCTCGATCCGGGCGGGCGGGACCCGGTGCTCGGCATCGAGCGGCTGCAGGAGGCGTTCCTGGCGCGGTACCCGGACTACGACAAGGGGATCACGGTCCCGGCGATCGTGGACGTGCCGACCGGCAAGGTGGTGACGAACGACTTCGCGCAGATCACCCTCGACCTGTCGCTGGAGTGGTCGGCGTATCACCGGCCGGGCGCGCCACAGCTCTACCCGGAGGCCCTGCGGGCGGAGATCGACGAGGTCAACGACGTGGTGTTCGCCGACGTGAACAACGGCGTCTACCGGGCCGGGTTCGCCGGGTCGCAGGAGGCCTACGAGAAGGCGTACCGCAGGCTCTTCGACCGGCTGGACTGGTTGTCGGAACGGCTCGCCGGTCAGCGGTACCTGGTCGGCGACACGATCACCGAGGCGGACGTCCGGCTGTTCACGACGCTGGCCCGGTTCGACGCGGTCTACCACGGGCACTTCAAGTGCAACCGGTCGAAGCTGTCCGAGATGCCGGTGCTCTGGGCGTACGCGCGGGACCTTTTCCAGACGCCGGGATTCGGGGACACGATCGACTTCGTACACATCAAGCGGCACTACTACGAGGTGCACCGCGACATCAATCCGACCGGGATCGTTCCGGCCGGACCGGATCTCGGCAACTGGCGGGAGCCGCACGGGCGGGAGGCGCTGGGCGGGAGGCCGTTCGGGGACGGCACTCCCCCGCCGCCGCCCCGCCAGGACGAGGTCGTCCCGGCCGGGCACACCGCCTGA
- a CDS encoding Rossmann-fold NAD(P)-binding domain-containing protein — MRVIVFGATGMVGQGVLRESLLAPDVTGVLAVTRTPTGVSHPKLSEVTLADFADLSPIAGQLSGYDACFYCLGVSSLGMDEAAYTRVSYDYPVAAARTLAGLNPQLTFIYVSGSGTDANSRIMWARVKGRSENEIMSIFPNGYAFRPGFIQPTHGARSKTGWYNTAYALTAPLVPMLRRLAPGHITTTDAIGRAMLRAARTGFPRRVVTNADMH, encoded by the coding sequence ATGCGGGTGATTGTTTTCGGGGCGACCGGGATGGTCGGTCAGGGCGTCCTGCGGGAGTCGCTGCTCGCGCCGGACGTGACCGGGGTGCTGGCGGTGACCCGCACGCCGACCGGCGTGAGCCACCCGAAACTGTCCGAGGTGACGCTCGCCGATTTCGCCGATCTGTCGCCGATCGCCGGGCAGCTGTCCGGGTACGACGCCTGCTTCTACTGTCTCGGCGTGTCGTCACTGGGCATGGACGAGGCCGCCTACACCCGGGTTTCTTACGACTATCCGGTGGCCGCCGCCCGTACCCTCGCGGGGTTGAATCCGCAGTTGACCTTCATCTACGTCTCCGGCAGCGGCACCGACGCGAACAGCCGGATCATGTGGGCCCGCGTCAAGGGACGCTCCGAGAACGAGATCATGAGCATCTTCCCGAACGGGTACGCGTTCCGTCCCGGTTTCATCCAGCCCACGCACGGCGCCCGTTCGAAGACCGGCTGGTACAACACGGCGTACGCCCTGACCGCCCCGCTCGTGCCGATGCTCCGCAGGCTCGCCCCCGGCCACATCACCACCACCGACGCGATCGGCCGGGCGATGCTGCGCGCCGCCCGGACCGGTTTCCCGCGCCGCGTCGTGACGAACGCGGACATGCACTGA
- a CDS encoding SWIM zinc finger family protein yields the protein MEVERWSTAQVEALAPDPGSLRNARGVTGRFTTSGRLGDVLWGLCRGYEVAVDLSGPAYRCSCPSRKIPCKHALALLLRWAESGIAEGEAPDFARTWQAARSRPKGNGTPDPVAAARRAAERAERVAGGMAELRRWLDDQVEQGLSGFARSGRQAAESMAARLVDAQAPGAAGMLRRLSGAAGAGPHWADRVLGELGLLRLLADGHARLGELDPALAATVRSRIGFPTATEEVLAGPRVTDRWQVLGRVEVDDGALTTRRTWLHGAGTDRFALVLAFSAAGQPLPADLLPGSEFRGDLCFYPGSAPLRALVAERLSAAEPFGSPQGAGSIRAALSRWSSLLSTEPFRYDGPMLLAGVRPGDGFLVDEEGSALPLAPGHREPWWLLAAAGGRPATVAAEWSPAGLRPLAAWADGEFVPAGPPVPDPSLRREPELPAELLAAALVGTARRPWAGGAVAAGSSSVTIGPPGSSSGAPPGAGAPPGAGAPPGAGAPPGAGAPPGAGASAGAPPGVSPADVSEAAGASAGAGGVTGAGALLEAVAVALVCRRAGVEPERGRVPAPAAPAEAASPLPVAASARLARILAGGAPGGGHLQQELLAQWLAAAAARGGFVRPALLPALLDAGRRDTTVRPALARVAGARGAWLAGQRTDWRWLLDEVIPSRADLAALGIWPGDPDGVRAGSGGGGQRGSGNGRAGSDQGIWETGSGSVRLGLLVALRRADPDRARELVVSTWEQESSEDRARFLGAFGAGLSLRDEPLLERALDDRRKEVREAALDLLRVLPGAALGRRMAGRAHAAVRFDGRRLSVEPPAELDQGLRRDGVSATQVRGVGAGAWLLEEVVAGTPLATWTGLDPDEWVRVARGHDWATPLLHGWAKAAIVQHDSAWAVALLGAAAGALRESVRWDLHLVLPPDHLARLAAEALRTDDGAAHRLLTLHPGPWPDRLAVVVLETVAARARTDRHTWQLGELCRTAALAMPPGYADLAGRLATELDQSLDPSRVRPVADLARTLNFRNEMLQELQ from the coding sequence GTGGAAGTCGAACGTTGGTCAACCGCCCAGGTCGAGGCTCTCGCACCCGACCCCGGTTCGCTGCGGAACGCGCGCGGCGTCACCGGCCGGTTCACCACGTCCGGCCGGCTCGGCGACGTGCTGTGGGGGCTCTGCCGGGGCTATGAGGTGGCCGTCGATCTGTCCGGTCCGGCCTACCGATGCTCCTGCCCCAGCCGCAAGATCCCGTGCAAGCACGCGCTGGCACTGCTGCTGCGCTGGGCGGAGTCCGGCATCGCCGAGGGGGAGGCACCGGATTTCGCCCGCACGTGGCAGGCCGCGCGCTCCCGTCCGAAAGGGAACGGCACGCCCGACCCGGTTGCGGCGGCCCGGCGGGCGGCGGAGCGTGCCGAGCGGGTGGCCGGCGGCATGGCCGAGCTGCGCCGCTGGCTCGACGACCAGGTCGAGCAGGGTCTGTCCGGGTTCGCGCGGTCCGGCCGGCAGGCGGCCGAGTCGATGGCGGCCCGGCTGGTCGACGCTCAGGCGCCGGGCGCGGCGGGCATGCTGCGCCGTCTCTCCGGCGCCGCCGGTGCCGGGCCGCACTGGGCCGACCGGGTGCTCGGTGAGCTAGGACTGCTGCGACTGCTCGCCGACGGGCATGCCCGGCTCGGCGAGCTCGATCCGGCACTGGCCGCGACGGTCCGCTCCCGGATCGGTTTCCCCACCGCGACCGAGGAGGTGCTGGCCGGCCCGCGCGTCACCGACCGCTGGCAGGTCCTCGGCCGGGTCGAGGTCGACGACGGCGCGCTCACCACCCGCCGCACCTGGCTGCACGGTGCCGGCACCGACCGGTTCGCGCTGGTCCTGGCGTTCTCGGCGGCCGGTCAGCCACTCCCGGCCGACCTGCTCCCGGGCTCCGAGTTCCGCGGCGACCTCTGCTTCTACCCCGGCTCGGCGCCGCTGCGCGCGCTCGTCGCCGAGCGTCTCTCGGCCGCCGAGCCGTTCGGCTCGCCGCAGGGCGCCGGGTCCATCCGGGCGGCTCTCTCCCGCTGGTCGTCGCTGCTGTCCACAGAGCCATTCCGGTACGACGGACCGATGCTTCTCGCCGGCGTCCGGCCCGGTGACGGTTTCCTGGTCGACGAGGAGGGCTCGGCCCTGCCGCTCGCGCCGGGGCACCGCGAGCCGTGGTGGCTGCTCGCCGCGGCGGGCGGCCGACCCGCCACGGTCGCCGCGGAGTGGTCGCCGGCCGGATTGCGGCCGCTCGCCGCCTGGGCCGACGGTGAGTTCGTGCCGGCCGGGCCGCCGGTCCCCGATCCGAGCCTGCGCCGGGAGCCGGAGTTGCCGGCCGAGCTGCTGGCGGCGGCGCTGGTCGGGACGGCGCGGCGCCCGTGGGCGGGCGGCGCGGTGGCGGCGGGGTCGTCGAGCGTCACGATCGGGCCCCCGGGTTCTTCATCGGGTGCGCCGCCGGGCGCGGGCGCGCCGCCGGGCGCGGGCGCGCCGCCGGGCGCGGGCGCGCCGCCGGGCGCGGGCGCGCCGCCGGGCGCGGGCGCGTCCGCGGGCGCGCCGCCGGGGGTTTCGCCGGCTGACGTGTCGGAGGCGGCAGGCGCTTCGGCCGGTGCGGGAGGCGTGACCGGCGCGGGGGCGCTGCTGGAGGCGGTGGCTGTGGCGCTGGTGTGCCGGCGGGCCGGGGTCGAGCCGGAGCGTGGTCGTGTCCCGGCGCCGGCGGCGCCCGCGGAGGCCGCCTCGCCGTTGCCGGTCGCCGCCTCGGCCCGGCTGGCACGCATTCTCGCCGGTGGCGCCCCCGGTGGCGGCCACCTGCAGCAGGAGTTGCTGGCGCAGTGGCTGGCCGCGGCGGCGGCGCGGGGCGGGTTCGTGCGGCCGGCGCTGCTGCCCGCGCTGCTCGATGCCGGGCGGCGCGACACGACGGTCCGGCCGGCGCTGGCCCGGGTCGCGGGGGCGCGCGGCGCGTGGCTGGCCGGGCAGCGCACCGACTGGCGCTGGCTGCTGGACGAGGTGATCCCGAGCCGTGCCGACCTGGCCGCGCTGGGGATCTGGCCGGGAGATCCCGACGGCGTGCGGGCCGGGTCCGGAGGCGGCGGTCAGCGCGGATCCGGAAACGGGCGGGCCGGGTCTGATCAGGGGATTTGGGAGACCGGGTCCGGCAGCGTGCGACTCGGGCTGCTGGTGGCGCTGCGCCGGGCCGACCCCGACCGGGCGCGGGAGCTGGTCGTGAGCACCTGGGAGCAGGAGTCCTCGGAGGACCGCGCGCGGTTCCTGGGCGCCTTCGGCGCCGGGCTGTCGCTGCGGGACGAGCCACTGCTGGAGCGGGCGCTGGACGATCGGCGCAAGGAGGTCCGGGAGGCGGCGCTCGACCTGCTCCGGGTGCTTCCCGGCGCGGCGCTCGGGCGGCGGATGGCCGGGCGGGCGCATGCGGCGGTCCGGTTCGACGGGCGGCGGCTCTCCGTCGAGCCGCCCGCCGAGCTGGACCAGGGGCTGCGCCGCGACGGGGTGAGCGCGACCCAGGTCCGGGGCGTCGGCGCCGGCGCCTGGCTGCTGGAGGAGGTGGTGGCCGGCACGCCGCTCGCCACCTGGACCGGGCTCGACCCGGACGAGTGGGTGCGGGTGGCCCGCGGGCACGACTGGGCCACTCCCCTGCTGCACGGCTGGGCGAAAGCCGCGATCGTCCAGCACGACTCCGCCTGGGCTGTCGCGCTGCTCGGGGCGGCGGCCGGGGCGCTACGCGAGTCGGTGCGCTGGGACCTGCATCTGGTGCTGCCGCCGGACCATCTGGCCCGGCTCGCCGCCGAGGCGCTGCGCACCGACGACGGCGCCGCCCACCGGCTGCTCACGCTGCATCCGGGACCGTGGCCGGACCGTCTGGCGGTGGTCGTCCTGGAGACGGTGGCGGCGCGAGCGCGTACCGATCGGCACACCTGGCAGCTCGGCGAGCTGTGCCGGACCGCGGCGCTCGCCATGCCCCCGGGGTACGCGGATCTCGCCGGTCGCCTCGCCACCGAGCTGGACCAGTCCCTCGATCCGTCGCGGGTGCGGCCGGTGGCCGACCTGGCCCGCACCCTCAATTTCCGCAACGAGATGCTTCAGGAGCTTCAATGA
- a CDS encoding ATP-binding protein, protein MTALRPHAEDQYADELALLAGTDERHRPPGWRLSPHAVVTYLLGDGAKITPKYVGPRRLIEVAVATLATDRALLLLGVPGTAKTWVSEHLAAAISGDSTLLVQGTAGTAEESIRYGWNYARLLADGPTDAALVPSPIMRAMRSGSIARLEELTRVPSDVQDALITILSEKTLPVPELNTEVQAERGFNLIATANDRDRGVNELSSALRRRFNTVVLPMPASADDEVEIVARRVAQLGRSLELPEVPEALEEIRRVVTIFRELRSGTTEDGRTRLKSPTGTLSTAEAISVITSGMALAAHFGDGTLHPSDVASGIVGAVVKDPASDGVVWREYLETVVRERDGWRDFYRAARDA, encoded by the coding sequence GTGACTGCTCTGCGACCGCACGCCGAGGACCAGTACGCCGACGAACTGGCCCTGCTCGCCGGCACCGACGAGCGGCACCGGCCGCCGGGCTGGAGGCTCTCCCCGCACGCCGTGGTCACCTATCTGCTCGGGGACGGCGCGAAGATCACCCCGAAGTACGTCGGGCCCCGCCGCCTGATCGAGGTGGCCGTCGCGACGCTCGCCACCGACCGGGCGCTGCTGCTGCTCGGCGTGCCGGGTACCGCGAAGACCTGGGTCTCCGAGCATCTGGCGGCGGCGATCTCCGGCGATTCCACGCTGCTGGTGCAGGGCACGGCCGGCACGGCCGAGGAGTCCATCCGGTACGGGTGGAACTACGCCCGCCTGCTCGCCGACGGTCCCACCGACGCGGCGCTGGTGCCGAGCCCGATCATGCGGGCCATGCGGAGCGGCTCGATCGCCCGGCTGGAGGAGCTCACCCGGGTTCCGTCCGACGTGCAGGACGCGCTGATCACCATTCTGTCCGAGAAGACGCTGCCGGTCCCGGAGCTGAACACCGAGGTGCAGGCGGAGCGCGGCTTCAACCTGATCGCCACGGCGAACGACCGGGACCGGGGTGTCAACGAGCTCTCCAGCGCGCTGCGGCGGCGGTTCAACACGGTCGTGCTGCCGATGCCGGCCAGCGCCGACGACGAGGTGGAGATCGTCGCCCGGCGGGTGGCGCAGCTGGGTCGCTCGCTCGAGCTGCCCGAGGTGCCGGAGGCGCTGGAGGAGATCCGCCGGGTGGTCACCATCTTCCGCGAGTTGCGCAGCGGGACGACCGAGGACGGGCGCACCAGGCTGAAATCGCCGACCGGCACGCTCTCCACGGCGGAGGCGATCTCGGTGATCACGAGCGGGATGGCGCTCGCCGCCCACTTCGGCGACGGAACGCTGCACCCGTCCGACGTGGCGTCCGGCATCGTCGGCGCAGTGGTCAAGGACCCGGCCTCGGACGGCGTGGTCTGGCGGGAGTACCTGGAGACCGTGGTCCGCGAGCGCGACGGCTGGCGGGACTTCTACCGGGCCGCCCGCGATGCCTGA
- a CDS encoding DUF5682 family protein: protein MPERLYGIRHHGPGSARAVVRELDRQPPDVLLIEGPPEADDLVRWAADDGLQPPVALLGYSVDDPARAAFWPFAVFSPEWQAIRWAVRRGVPVRFFDLPYAYTPDLDREKRARRPVDPIGELAAAAGYDDPERWWEDVVEHRGVPVFAAIEEAMTAIRETAEDDPSDLLREAHMRSVLRAERRRHDDIAVVCGAWHVPALARKVPVKDDTALLKGRRKAKVAFTWVPWTYGRLASWSGYGAGVRSPGWYHHLFAHSSDVVPRWLVDAAGVLRAEGVPTSSAHVIEATRLAEALATLRGRPLAGLAEVTEAAEAVMCDGEPLRTELIARRLVVGERLGAVPDAMPAVPLARDLAAEQKSVRLRPEPTERALDLDLRREIDLRRSRLLHRLRTLDLPWGERTPNRRGTGTFREEWRICWQPEFAVRLVEGSMWGTTVASAATARVTRRADAATTLAEVTELVEICLLADLGDAYPRVLAALDTRAALDADVHHLMAALPALARTSRYGDVRRTDVSGLSAVTAGLLGRICAGLPAAAGSLSDDAAEQLRDGMDGVHQAVALLGDDALRELWLTTIAALAARPGLHGLPAGRLTRLLLDAGRLDGAEVRRRLRLPLTAGGSPASAAAWVEGFLAGGGLLLVHDEALLSLVDEWLADIPAESFEDVLPLLRRTFGGFDAGERQAIGERVARGTGGGGGGGPAAKTVAAIDRERAAMVLPTLSALLGRQLEVR from the coding sequence ATGCCTGAACGGCTCTACGGCATCCGCCATCACGGCCCGGGTTCGGCCCGTGCCGTGGTGCGCGAGCTCGACCGGCAGCCGCCGGACGTGTTGCTGATCGAGGGCCCGCCGGAGGCCGACGACCTGGTGCGCTGGGCCGCCGACGACGGTCTGCAGCCCCCGGTGGCCCTCCTCGGATACTCCGTGGACGACCCCGCCCGGGCGGCGTTCTGGCCGTTCGCGGTCTTCTCCCCGGAGTGGCAGGCGATCCGATGGGCGGTGCGGCGCGGCGTTCCGGTGCGTTTCTTCGACCTTCCGTACGCGTACACACCGGACCTCGATCGTGAGAAGCGTGCCCGGCGGCCGGTCGATCCGATCGGTGAGCTGGCGGCCGCCGCCGGTTACGACGATCCGGAACGCTGGTGGGAGGACGTGGTCGAGCATCGCGGCGTGCCGGTCTTCGCAGCGATCGAGGAGGCGATGACCGCGATCCGGGAGACCGCCGAGGACGACCCCTCGGATCTGCTCCGGGAGGCCCACATGCGGTCGGTGCTGCGGGCGGAGCGCCGCCGGCACGACGACATCGCCGTGGTGTGCGGCGCGTGGCACGTGCCGGCGCTGGCCCGCAAGGTCCCGGTCAAGGACGACACCGCGCTGCTCAAGGGCAGGCGTAAGGCGAAGGTGGCGTTCACCTGGGTGCCGTGGACCTACGGGCGGCTGGCCTCCTGGTCGGGGTACGGCGCCGGGGTGCGCTCGCCCGGCTGGTACCACCACCTGTTCGCCCACTCCTCCGACGTGGTGCCGCGCTGGCTCGTCGACGCCGCCGGGGTGCTGCGCGCCGAGGGGGTTCCGACGTCGTCGGCGCATGTCATCGAGGCGACCCGGCTCGCCGAGGCACTCGCCACCCTGCGCGGGCGGCCGCTCGCCGGTCTGGCCGAGGTCACCGAGGCGGCGGAGGCGGTGATGTGCGACGGCGAGCCGTTGCGCACCGAGCTGATCGCCCGCCGCCTGGTCGTCGGCGAGCGGCTCGGCGCGGTGCCGGACGCGATGCCTGCCGTCCCGCTCGCGCGGGACCTGGCCGCCGAGCAGAAATCGGTGCGCCTGCGGCCGGAGCCCACCGAGCGCGCCCTCGACCTGGACCTGCGGCGCGAGATCGACCTGCGGCGCAGCCGGCTGCTGCACCGGCTGCGGACCCTGGACCTGCCGTGGGGTGAGCGCACGCCGAACCGGCGGGGCACCGGCACGTTCCGCGAGGAGTGGCGGATCTGCTGGCAGCCCGAGTTCGCGGTCCGGCTCGTCGAGGGGAGCATGTGGGGCACCACTGTCGCCTCGGCGGCGACCGCACGGGTCACCCGGCGGGCCGATGCCGCCACCACACTGGCCGAGGTCACCGAGCTGGTGGAGATCTGCCTGCTGGCGGATCTCGGTGACGCGTACCCCCGGGTGCTCGCCGCCCTGGACACCCGGGCCGCGCTCGACGCCGACGTGCACCATCTGATGGCGGCGCTGCCGGCGCTGGCCCGCACCTCCCGGTACGGGGATGTCCGCCGTACCGACGTCTCCGGTCTGTCAGCCGTCACCGCGGGACTGCTCGGACGCATCTGCGCCGGGTTGCCGGCGGCCGCGGGCTCGCTCTCCGACGACGCGGCGGAGCAGCTGCGCGACGGCATGGACGGCGTGCACCAGGCGGTCGCGCTGCTCGGCGACGACGCGTTGCGGGAGCTGTGGCTCACCACGATCGCGGCGCTCGCGGCCCGGCCCGGTCTGCACGGCCTGCCGGCCGGACGGCTCACCCGGCTGCTGCTCGACGCCGGGCGGCTGGACGGCGCCGAGGTGCGGCGGCGGCTGCGGCTGCCGCTGACCGCGGGCGGGTCACCGGCGTCCGCGGCGGCCTGGGTGGAGGGCTTCCTGGCCGGCGGCGGGTTGCTGCTGGTGCACGACGAGGCACTGCTGTCGCTGGTGGACGAGTGGCTGGCGGACATCCCGGCGGAGTCGTTCGAGGACGTGCTGCCGTTGCTGCGGCGGACGTTCGGCGGGTTCGACGCCGGGGAGCGGCAGGCGATCGGCGAGCGGGTGGCGCGCGGCACCGGCGGTGGAGGTGGCGGCGGGCCGGCCGCCAAGACCGTCGCGGCGATCGACCGGGAGCGGGCAGCCATGGTGCTGCCGACACTGTCCGCGCTGCTGGGACGACAGTTGGAGGTGCGATGA